From Candidatus Bathyarchaeota archaeon:
AATTATGCGTATTTCATATGTAGCCGAGCTTCCTTGAACTATAGATCTCTCTATCGGGAATATAGGCCTCAGAAAGAAATCTGGTGTGGTAGGAGTCTTCTCATATTCACAACACTGAACTTGTAACCTGTATCTTTTCACATTTGTCTTATTCAACGCAGTGAGTTCAAACGATGCTGAACTTCCTGCTGTCAGATTCATATCTGACACATATGTCCAGTTGGCATAGTTTACGGTGTCACTTACGTCATAGAATGTAGCTATAACCTGAACAAATGTCGCATCGACTGATCCTGTATTGGTTACGCTTCCTGTAAGGTGAAGCTCACCGGCAACCACTGAGGATGCTGTAGAATTTGTGAACTGTCTATACGGGTAATTGTTTGAAGGCCATATTTGGATTGCTAGATTATAAGCGGAGACTTTACTGGCTTTTGTTGCGTTCGCCAAGATAATATGGAAGGGCGCTGTATCATAACCTGCGCTTCTCCCAACGAGTTCAAGAAATGTGTATGAAGACACAGTCTCTGAAGGGGTGCCGTCATTGTATTGAAATGTCGCATCAACCCTGACAGTGTAATTTGATGTGCCGGTGTCCTTTGCAACTACTTCTCCAGCAACATGGTACCAATGCTTAACATCATCGATCCAGCCGGAATGATTTGGTTTTAGGGTGACGTCCGGTTGACTGCTCACTTGGTGGGTTAAGCATGAGAAAGAAGTCCACATAACCAAGATTAGTAGTAATAACTTCTTATGTGGAAACATAGAGGTTAGCCACCGACATCTCCTATTGAACATGTATTTACTTCTTTTGAAATGATGGAGTTTCCTTCGTAAGTTTGTGATTTGAAGGCGACGGTTGTAATTTCAACTTTAGCATCATTTTCGCATTTACCCATCATTCTTAAGGTTTGGCGAGCCTCTTTTCAAAGATTCTAGGGTGGATTCCGGCCGAATGTTTCTTATATTCATCAGTTACTTGCCTGCTATCCCTAGCGCTGCACCTATGATTCCGAAGATGAGTGCTAGAAGACCTAACGCTAAGACTAGGTAGGACCATATTGTTGTTATGAAGTACACTACGATCAGGTAGACGTTTGCTAGGGAGCAGAAGAAAACCATTATTCCACCCAGAGCAAGATAACGGTGCCATATCAGGAAGGCCCCGAGGAATATCAATATTCCAAGGACGAATCCTAATACTATGCCACCTAGAACGTAGGGTGCTAGCCATACTGGGACGTCTCCCGGAAAGAATATTGCAACCGCTGTACCTGCGATGCCTGCTATGATCGTCATGATGCCTGCAACCAATGATACTACGAATCCTTTCACTGCTCTCGGTCTCGGTGGGAATGTTGGAGGTGGGAGTCCTGGGAAGGGGATTGCCATTCGACTACTCACCATACATACACTTAAAGGGAGCTTTCGACTCTTAAGATTTTGCACTCCCCTACATTTTCCATTGAGACAGCCTGATACACTAAAATTTTATACTTTCGAGGAATACTTGGCGATTAAGGCATCACTATTATGGCTGAGACTATTAATGCTGCTCCGATCAGCAACCTCTGAATCAGCCTTCCCTTAAACTGTAGGCTGTTCAACTTGTTGACTTTAACCATTCCGAGTCCTATGAGTGCTCCAAGCAGAATCACGGGTGTGGTGACTCCAAAAGTGAATATGATCGTATCCGTCAGGGGTGAGGTTGATCTCACGAGTAGAAATATGAGTAGAGCTGCGATGCATGGAAATTTGACTAGGGAGAATATGGATCCCAGGGTGAAGTCGAATAGTGGGTTGTTAGCTTCCTTGGCTCTCGACAGGAGATTCTTCAGAAATTTCGGGGTTCTGAATAGGAATGTCTTCGCTTCTATTCCGCTGCCTCCTCCCCACCTCCTTGCATATATGTCGTAGGAGACCTCGACGAAATGGAGTAGGCCCAAGGCTATGAGGATGATGATAATGATCCAGGTTATTGATTCGAGTGAACCCATGATTGTTGGGTTTGAGATTATGAGGGTGAAGAGGAGGGTGTATGTGTAGAGGAGGCCTATGGCAACCAGACCTATTCTTCTTGCGGCTCTCTTCAGCTCAGTCTGTGTTGCTGTGGCGAAGAAGAATGAGATGAGTGCGATCAGGCATGGATTGAAGCCTGAGGTTGCTCCTAGAACATAGATTAGGGCCGGTGATAGGTACTGTCCGCCTCCGCTGTATTTGGAAGCCTCTAATGAACCTCTTGCCAAATAGTACATTGCATTCTGAATCTTTAAGTCGTCGAATGGTGGGTAATAGACTAGGCCTACTCTGGAATTGTGGATTATGAGGAGGGATCCGCCGTACTGGCTCCTTGATACGTTAAAGGCTTTGAAATAAGCCTCGCCGATATCCTTCTTCCTGTAATAGTTTATGGCGTCGAATTTAACTTCCTCACGTGTCAGGTTCCCCTGCCAGGTTGGATAGGATCTGGATATGTAAAGGTTCTCACCTCCATCACAGGCTGGGCATGTGGTGTAGTAGAAGAATACGGCATGTGTCTTGCCATCTATCATAAGTCCATCTATCGGTTCAAATATTGTTGGAGTCTTGCCGAGAATCTCCTCAACCTTAGAAACCTCACCTGCAGACTTTCCCTCCTTAACCTTGAATGCTGAGCTTACATTCATGATGGCTGCTGAAACCATAATGATCGCTAGGCCGATAACCAGAATGTTTTTGAATTTGCTGAAGGATGCCATAGATTGACCTCACATTTAGGCTTGGAGAGTCTCCAATGCGTTAATTGGATGTTTATTTTTGACGACTATTTTTCTTTTCACCATCACCAGCAAGATGAGCAGCATGGATATGAATGTTGGTCTGAGATAGTCTGTAAACTCAGGAATCGGAACACCTGATTCCTCCAGGTAGAAGTTGAGTGTTGTAAAGGAGCCTTCTGACACACTCACTGTGGCTGTGAACGGTTTATAGCCAGGAAGCTCCGCGGTGACTGTGTATGTTCCTGCTGGAAGGAAGATCTGGTAACTACCGTCTACATGAGACTGAGCACTGTAAATCAATGGACCTCCTGTTACAGTTATGTTCGCCCATCCAGTCGCCCTGTAATCACCTAAATAGTTGCGTGTGTAGACCGTTCCTTGAATCGCCCCACCCGCAGCAACATTGCTTATGCACATCACCATAATGACTGTGAAAGCTAGAATGTAGGGTGGGAGATATTTGACTCTCAATACTATTCCCTAATGGTATGAGGATGAGGAGGTTTCTAAAAAAGTTGACTAATTAAAACTATTTTGGTGATGAGCTGAGAATTGCCTGGTAATGTTTTAAAGCATATTTGAGAAAGTTTTCAAGCGGGTAGATGCTTTGGGGTAGATGTTCTTGACTGTTCTGAATGCTAAGATCAGCCTTTCGATTGAGGATGCTCTAAACTTCAGGAGTATAGGTCGGATAGCTGNNNNNNNNNNAGAAACTTGGAGGGTCTCATCGAGGAATGTAACAGCCTGATCAGGCCCGTTGCATTGTATGAGTATGTTGGGGTGGAGGAGGTTAGGCTTGATGGTGTTAGGCTCAGAGGCAACTTGATGTTTACAAGCTCAAAACTTTCGGAGCAACTCAAATGTGTGGAGGAGATAGCTGCTTACATAATGACTATCGGCCCATACTTGGAGAGGAGAGTTACTGAGCTCTCTTCGAGCCGAGTCCTCGACTCGTGGATTCTCGACAATCTCGGAACATGCTCTCTCCGCCTATTATCTATGGTCTTGGAGGAGAGGGTGGAGTCGGAGAGGGGTTGGAGGGTCTCCAAGTTTAATCCTGGCTCTACACCGACATGGGATCTATGCCAGCAGGGAGTTCTCTTCGACATATTCTCTAGGAGGAGGGTTGAGGAGGAGGTTGGTGTGATGTTGACTGAGAAATTTGTGATGGTTCCTAGAAAATCCTCTTCAGGAATATTTGCGCCTACGGAAGTTAAGTATCATAACTGTAAGGACTGCCAAAAGATATGTGAGTATAGGCAGGCACCATATGTTGAAAGTACTTAACCGCCTCAGATCGAATCTTCATGTAGGCTATGGAGCAGAATATTTTTTTCTTGGATCCGGATGGATTCATCTCGCTTTTGCTCTTGGCTTCATCCATTTCCCGTATGGTGCAACTAGAACTTTATAGTCTCTCGGAGCCTTATCTACCGCCATCCTGTAAGCCTCTTGGAGTGAGGTTGTCGCCTCTATACCTATGTCATTTAGAGAGTCGACGTTATCTCTACCTGATACTATGATGACTCTCTTTCTCTGCAGTACTAGATGTATCGGATACCATAACATTGCATGCCATAGCTCCTGTTTCATATGGAAGATGTCTGAGAGTATCCTCAACCAACTATCCTTCGTTGCGGGCATGTAGCTTTTGATGTATGAAAGGTGGGCTGGGCCTCCTGGGCTTGGTGCGGCCAAAATTATTGTTCCACCATCCCTCGTCACAGGGTCTAGGGTCGATATCGGCCAGCATGCGTGGGCGATATATTTGTCCCAGGGGAAGGAGCCGCTTATCGATATGTCTGCTTTAACATTTGGCATCGTGTATGAGTATACTCTGTCGAATCTCTCTATGGAAGCCTTGTGAGATCTGGCTGATGTTCCGGCGACCATATCTATTATTCTGCCCTTCACATCAAGAATTGTGTTCAGAACTATGTTGATTCCTGAGATTTCAGCGGCCTCCTCAATGTCTCTTCTCAGGTGGTTCCTCGGCCCTACATATCCCGGGGTTATTGAGCCTTTAGAGATTGCTAGGCGATGGTTCCACTCAATAGTCTGGTATGAGCATACCCCTGGGAGAACTATTGATCCTCCGCCTCCGTAACCCCATAGGGTCATCTGAGTTGTGTGTACGCCAATCTTCACATCTGAATCGTTGAATGTCTTGTTGACTTCGATGGGGGTACCATAGCTTGTCACACCTAGGAAGACGTAGTCTTCACGGTTCTTCGCAATGTTTTGATATATCGGTATGCCACTATTTACAACCTCTCTTCCGAGTTTGGCCTCAAGCTCCTCGTCGGTCATCGGCCTGAGACCTCCATTCGCGATTATTATCTTCGGCTCAGCACCACTCTCCATCACCATTCTAAGTATCGGTGGGAGTATCTGATATGCTGGTGTCGGCCTCGCAAAGTTATCGACTGCCAGGGCAACCTTCTTTCCAGGTGCTAGGAGGCTCTTGAAGCTTGGTCCGGAGACTGGTCTCTGGAGTGTTCTGAGAACAGCCTCCTCAACATCTCTTATAGGCTCGGTTGGCTTCGGATTGACTATTTTCTGTAGATGGTCTTCCTCAATATTGAGTTTCAGTGTGTCCTTACCGTAGGGTATCTCAACCTCAACCATGACTTGCCACCATCGAGATCACTCCATTGACTTGGATCTTTTTAGATTCCGAGAATTCTTGAGGGGTTTTCAGACGTCATAATCCTTATCTCATCCTGCTTTATGCCGTTGCGCAACATTTCATAGATGAACTGCTTGAACATTGCAACTGGTGGGGGGTTGACTTCCTGTCCTCCATCTGTTGCCATTATGCAATTCTCAGGTCCAAGGTGACGTATCACTTCAGCTAGATGTTTTGGTGGAACGGGGTCCTTGACTTGCCTGGTACATATCACATAATCATGTTCGATGATGACGCCTTTATTAGTAAGGCCTTTCATCTCCTCGTTTGTGTAGGCTAGGAAGTCTATCGTTGGATGTGTGAGAAGGATCTTTTTTACCCCTGCCCTTCTAGCCTCCTCGACGACTGCTTTAGCCTCATCCTTCGAGATGTGTCCGGTGCCTAGTGCGATATTGTTTTTGGCGATCAACTCGATTATCTGAGCAGTCTCCGGTAGGACCTTGCCAGACTCATCTGTTACCCTTATGCCTTGTGTGCCTTTCGGAATGGCTTTCGCCAAGGCTGGGACCGAGTGTGATCTGCTTATGAATGGGATGGAGTTTATTGTGGGCATCCACACCTCCTTGGCACCCATCTCGATTGCTGCTATGACAGCGTGGGGGTTCAAGCCTCCGACGGCGTGGTTTAGAGCTATGGCTCCGTAGACTTTGAAGCCAGTCACCTTACTCGCTATTTGGGCCCTGTCTGATGTGCTTGTGTGATGGCTCTTGATCAATATAGCCTCCATTCCAGCCTTCTTCGCTTGATATGCGGCTTCAACATCGTCTACGCTTCTCGGATGGATGTCTGGTGCGGTGTGCATATGGATGTCTATCGAACCTTTCAGAAGCTCATCTGCTATATCATCTATTCCAGACATGACCTATAAGATTTTGACCTAGCATATATATTGCTTCCCAGTCTCCAAGCAAGGGAATGGTTTTAATATGTTATTTGTCCTTCAAATCACCATCTTGACTTGGGTGAGCGGTGAATGTTCAAGTTTGATGTTGAACAGAAGATCTTTGAGATAGCCGGCGTGAAGGTTGGAGGCCAGCCAGGCCAGTTGCCGACGGTTATGGTTGGGAGCATATTCTATCTTGGCGATAAGGTCCTCCAAGACGACAAGGAGGGTAGGTTCGATAGGGAGGGTGCTGAGGGGCTGCTCAGGCTTGAGTCTGAGGTCTCAGAGAAGACCGGTAACCCTAGAATAGTTGATGTTTGTGGTGCTTGGCCGAAAGCCATCATAAGATGTATAGACTTCATCTCCGAGGCTATTGAGGGACCGTTCATGATTGACGGGACGACGGCGGAGGTTAGGGTTGCCGCAGCAAAGCATGTCGGTGAGGTTGGACTCTCCGAGAGGGTTGTCTTCAATTCGATAACCCCGGAGGCCAGGCCTGAGGAGTTGGAGGCTATAAGGGATGCTAAGATAAAGGCTGCGATCCTTTTAACCTTCAACTCGAGGAACATGACCGTCGCAGGAAGATTCTCAACCCTCAAGGACTCCGGTGAGAGGAGGGGTCTGTTGAGCTTGGCTTCTGATGCTGGCGTTGAGAAGATGCTCGTCGACACAACGGTTCTGGATGTTCCAGACCCTGGGCCTGTGGCCAAGACATGTCACCTTGTGAAGAAGGAGTACGGCCTACCGACAGGTGCAGGGGTCCATAACGCAATAGACAGGTGGGTTGCAAGAAAGAAACAGGATCAAGTAACTTACCGGGTTAACAACGCAGTAGCCCATGTTACACCAATACTGATGGGCGCCAACTTCCTACTATACGGCCCATTGAGGAGGGCCCCCGAGATCTACCCTCCATGCGCCCTAGCCGACGCATACGTCTCATACAGCATGAGGCAGGAGTACGGGGTCAGACCGCTGACCAACAACCACCCAGTATTCAAAATATTTTCCTAACATTTTTCAAAGAAAAACTCTAATATGCTCTCATTTCAAGTTTGAAAACCATTCTAAACATGTTTTCTGAGATAAACCTCTTATATTCTCACAGTTAATAGAGTTTTTCGACAATCGCAATCAAGGGGGGGTAGGGGGGTGGGGGGTGCCTGCCCAACTCACATACAGAATACAACATGCTAGGAGAACCTTAACATATCTGATGAGAAACACATAATCCGTGTTTGGAAGCCCACAATTTCCCAAGGGATCATAGCAAATTAGGTTAAAAGATGAATCGGAAAATATTATAAACAGTTAGCAGACTCGATAAAAGGATTCTATTAATGGTAGGTTAAGATCCGAGTTGAGGAAGCAAATAGTCTACATTCCAAGAATTGAGCTCGAAGGCAGATGCACCGGATGTCGCCTATGCGAGTTAGTCTGTTCTATGAGCCACTCAGGAGCATTCAACCCAGATAAGGCCAGGATAAGGGTTGTAACATTCGACGGTGGATTAGATATTCCGACAACATGCAACCAGTGTGGCCTATGCCTGGATAGATGCCCCATAAACCTGATAAAGCTGAATCCCAAGACCGGCTCAATCACAATCGATGAGGAGAAATGTACAGGATGCGGGGTCTGCATCGAATGGTGCCCAATAGGTGCGATAACCCTAAACCCTGAAACATCTAGAGCCCAGAAGTGCGACCTATGCGACGGCTCACCCGAATGTGTAAAATATTGTCCGAGCAAAGTTCTTCACATGCTCGACACCTCAAGCCAAAGGTCGATTGATTTCAAGAGAAGAATCTATGCAGCGACACTTGCAGGCAACGAACAGTTACTCAGAGACTACAAGTATGGAGACTCAGCAATACAGTCCCTCATCAAAATATCCTCGAAGGTGAGTGGTAAATGATGATCAAAGGCGGATACGCAGGAAAGATCCTCAGAGTAGACCTCTCAACAGGGAGAGTTAAGGTCGAGGACCTCAAAGAAGACTTTGCTATAAAATATGTTGGCGGAAGAGGTTTCGGATCAATCATACTCTTCAGGGAGTTGGAGCCTAAAACAGATCCCTTAGGCCCAAGCAACCTCATCATAGTCACACCAGGAGCCCTCACAGGAACAGCCGCACCGGCCGCAAGCAGAACGACAATAACCTTCAAGTCGCCACTCAGCAACCTACATGGAGACTCAGCCTCATCAGGCCTCTTCGGTGCAAACCTGAAATATTCAGGATACGACTCCCTAATAATATCGGGAAAGGCTTCAAACCCAGTATACATATACATTGAAGACGATAAAGTTGAGGTTCGAGACGCCAAGAAACTCTGGGGTAGAACGACAGGAGACACCCATAAACTGTTGAGGGATGAGTTGAACATACCTGACCTCGCAACCCTCACAATAGGCCAGGCAGGGGAGAAACTTGTGCGGTACGCCTCAGTCGTAACAGATGGTGGGGCAGGGGTCCATGCAAGATGTGGTGGAGGAGCAGTATTCGGCTCAAAGAACCTCAAGGCAATAGTGGCCAGAGGCCACAGGGACCTTGAGCTCGCAGACCCAGAAATGTTCAGGAAAACATTCCAAGAGTATCTGGATGTCATAGCTGCGGATCCATATGTTCCACCAGCGAAGAAGTATGGAACACCAAGATTCATCTATCACAGAGCCAAGTTCGGAATCCACGGAGCTGAGAACTGGCAGTTCGGAGCCTATGAATGGAGAGGCGTCGACCCCGAACTTTTGAGAAGCGACTACTCGATCAAAGCAGCTTCATGTCCAAACTGTCCGATAATGTGTAGAAGAGAGTTCGCCATTCGATCAGGAAGATTCTCAGGAACAGTCTCGAAGATGGAGTGGGAGTCTATAGCGAGAGCTATAACGTGCGGGGTGACGGATGCTGAGTCCATAATCTACCAAACCAGACTTGCCAACATGTATGGGATAGACGCCGAGAGCGCTGGAGACACAATAGCTTTCGCAATGGAATGTTACGAGAAAGGACTCCTGACACCCCAAGATACCGGCGGCCTCGAAATAAAGTTCAAGGATCCAGATGTGATGCTCGAGCTTACAAGGAGAATAGCTATGAGGGAAGGTATAGGAGACCTACTCGCTGAAGGGACATTGAGGGCAGCCGCGAAGATAGGTAAAGGTGCTGAAAGGTTTGCGATGCAGATCAAAGGCGTCGAAATGAGTGCGGGAGATCCGAGGGGCATGCCTGTCAGAGCAGTGTCGTATGCCACCGGAACAAGGGGAGCCGACCATCTCAGGTCGAACCCCTATATAGAGGAGATAGCGACACCCCAAGAGGCCAAGGAATGGTTTGGAAGCGAGGAGGCGTCTGACATAAAGGGCGGAGTCAAAGGTAAGGGTAGACTAGTCAAATGGAGTGAGGACTTCGTAACAATAGGAGACCTGCTCGGCCTATGCAAGTTCGCATACTACCGCTCAGCAACATTCGAATACCTAAGAAGGAAGGGAATAGAGATAGCGACAAAACTATACAATTCAATAACTGGATTAAACATTAGTGGGGAGGATATGATGAGGGCTGGTGAGAGGGTCTTCAACGTCGAGAAGGCGTTCAACACGAGGGAGGGCGCCTCCAGAAAGGACGATACGGTTCCTGCTAGATTCTTTGAGGAGCCTTTGCTTGGAGGCGGTCCCAGCGGAGGTGCAGTTGTTGATAGGGATAAGTTCCAAATTATTCTAGATGAATACTATGAAGCAAGGGGGTGGGATATATCGACGGGGCTCCCCAGATTGGGTAGACTTAGAATGTTAGGGCTTGAAGAGGTTGCTATGGACCTATCTAAAAGTATCACACTCAAAGATTAGCTGAGGCAACATCCGAAACATACTATTTCTCACCCCTCTCCTTCAAGACCTCCATCAAAGTATTTATACTATACAAGAGACTGAGGGCGCCTCCAGGGAAGAATGCACATTTCAATGTTTCAAGAATCTCTTCCTTCGTCGCACCCTTCTCCAAAGCCCTCCTCATATGATTCTTCAAAGCTGAGTTGTCTCCAGGGTTCCTTGCAGCTATAGCGGCGACATAGAAGAGTTCCTTTATCTTCTCAGGAAATATTCTTGTACGGATCATGGCGAGCTCATAAAGCTTGTCGTACGTCTCGAGGAAGTCAGGGTCATCCTCCGCAAGCATCCTATACGAAGGATAGACGTAACCCCTCTTCCTCATCATCTCATCGAGAAGATTCTTTGACCTCTCACTCATACATACACACCCTACACCATTATTTCATAATGAACATTTAACCCTATTCCAAATGGGGACTCAATCAGGCAGATCCTCCGGTATCGGTTAGAAATAAAAAAGGGGTTTACTTTAGGAGTCTCTGGGCTCTAGCTGCAGTGTAGGTTGCTGAGCCTGCTATTGTCGTCAATACCAGTGAGGCTGTTGAGAACATCATCAGCACTGGGGCCGATGAAAGTTCGGAGATAGCTAGTAAGAGTACACATGCAACCCATG
This genomic window contains:
- a CDS encoding FxLYD domain-containing protein — its product is MSSQPDVTLKPNHSGWIDDVKHWYHVAGEVVAKDTGTSNYTVRVDATFQYNDGTPSETVSSYTFLELVGRSAGYDTAPFHIILANATKASKVSAYNLAIQIWPSNNYPYRQFTNSTASSVVAGELHLTGSVTNTGSVDATFVQVIATFYDVSDTVNYANWTYVSDMNLTAGSSASFELTALNKTNVKRYRLQVQCCEYEKTPTTPDFFLRPIFPIERSIVQGSSATYEIRII
- a CDS encoding carboxypeptidase regulatory-like domain-containing protein — translated: MRVKYLPPYILAFTVIMVMCISNVAAGGAIQGTVYTRNYLGDYRATGWANITVTGGPLIYSAQSHVDGSYQIFLPAGTYTVTAELPGYKPFTATVSVSEGSFTTLNFYLEESGVPIPEFTDYLRPTFISMLLILLVMVKRKIVVKNKHPINALETLQA
- a CDS encoding DUF2088 domain-containing protein; its protein translation is MVEVEIPYGKDTLKLNIEEDHLQKIVNPKPTEPIRDVEEAVLRTLQRPVSGPSFKSLLAPGKKVALAVDNFARPTPAYQILPPILRMVMESGAEPKIIIANGGLRPMTDEELEAKLGREVVNSGIPIYQNIAKNREDYVFLGVTSYGTPIEVNKTFNDSDVKIGVHTTQMTLWGYGGGGSIVLPGVCSYQTIEWNHRLAISKGSITPGYVGPRNHLRRDIEEAAEISGINIVLNTILDVKGRIIDMVAGTSARSHKASIERFDRVYSYTMPNVKADISISGSFPWDKYIAHACWPISTLDPVTRDGGTIILAAPSPGGPAHLSYIKSYMPATKDSWLRILSDIFHMKQELWHAMLWYPIHLVLQRKRVIIVSGRDNVDSLNDIGIEATTSLQEAYRMAVDKAPRDYKVLVAPYGKWMKPRAKAR
- the mtrH gene encoding tetrahydromethanopterin S-methyltransferase subunit H; this encodes MFKFDVEQKIFEIAGVKVGGQPGQLPTVMVGSIFYLGDKVLQDDKEGRFDREGAEGLLRLESEVSEKTGNPRIVDVCGAWPKAIIRCIDFISEAIEGPFMIDGTTAEVRVAAAKHVGEVGLSERVVFNSITPEARPEELEAIRDAKIKAAILLTFNSRNMTVAGRFSTLKDSGERRGLLSLASDAGVEKMLVDTTVLDVPDPGPVAKTCHLVKKEYGLPTGAGVHNAIDRWVARKKQDQVTYRVNNAVAHVTPILMGANFLLYGPLRRAPEIYPPCALADAYVSYSMRQEYGVRPLTNNHPVFKIFS
- a CDS encoding 4Fe-4S dicluster domain-containing protein, yielding MRKQIVYIPRIELEGRCTGCRLCELVCSMSHSGAFNPDKARIRVVTFDGGLDIPTTCNQCGLCLDRCPINLIKLNPKTGSITIDEEKCTGCGVCIEWCPIGAITLNPETSRAQKCDLCDGSPECVKYCPSKVLHMLDTSSQRSIDFKRRIYAATLAGNEQLLRDYKYGDSAIQSLIKISSKVSGK
- a CDS encoding aldehyde ferredoxin oxidoreductase family protein; protein product: MMIKGGYAGKILRVDLSTGRVKVEDLKEDFAIKYVGGRGFGSIILFRELEPKTDPLGPSNLIIVTPGALTGTAAPAASRTTITFKSPLSNLHGDSASSGLFGANLKYSGYDSLIISGKASNPVYIYIEDDKVEVRDAKKLWGRTTGDTHKLLRDELNIPDLATLTIGQAGEKLVRYASVVTDGGAGVHARCGGGAVFGSKNLKAIVARGHRDLELADPEMFRKTFQEYLDVIAADPYVPPAKKYGTPRFIYHRAKFGIHGAENWQFGAYEWRGVDPELLRSDYSIKAASCPNCPIMCRREFAIRSGRFSGTVSKMEWESIARAITCGVTDAESIIYQTRLANMYGIDAESAGDTIAFAMECYEKGLLTPQDTGGLEIKFKDPDVMLELTRRIAMREGIGDLLAEGTLRAAAKIGKGAERFAMQIKGVEMSAGDPRGMPVRAVSYATGTRGADHLRSNPYIEEIATPQEAKEWFGSEEASDIKGGVKGKGRLVKWSEDFVTIGDLLGLCKFAYYRSATFEYLRRKGIEIATKLYNSITGLNISGEDMMRAGERVFNVEKAFNTREGASRKDDTVPARFFEEPLLGGGPSGGAVVDRDKFQIILDEYYEARGWDISTGLPRLGRLRMLGLEEVAMDLSKSITLKD
- a CDS encoding carboxymuconolactone decarboxylase family protein; this translates as MSERSKNLLDEMMRKRGYVYPSYRMLAEDDPDFLETYDKLYELAMIRTRIFPEKIKELFYVAAIAARNPGDNSALKNHMRRALEKGATKEEILETLKCAFFPGGALSLLYSINTLMEVLKERGEK